One Brachyhypopomus gauderio isolate BG-103 unplaced genomic scaffold, BGAUD_0.2 sc104, whole genome shotgun sequence genomic window, ACTCACGTCCGCTAGCCACTTCACTATTACAATTTTCTTTGACTTAAATTGCCATCCAATGTCATGACTATTTTTATCTGACGCATCCTCGTGTATTCAAACAATATTAGACAAAAACAGGCGGCCCACTCTACATTTCTATGATTTTAACATATAATCTTCCTTACTGGTCACATTCAACTAACCCACCTCATTCAACGACGGCCTGGGAAGAGGCCGTAATCTCGCGAGAGGTCGGCAAAAGCGCGTTACCCCGGGAATTATGGGAAATTCGGCGAGTGCGTTTTTCTCTTCCAGCCTACAGGGGGCGCAGTTGCGTTTtgttgaataataataaagatggCTCGCTAGTACTCgcacacagaagtgtggttaGTTCACAGCAGAATTGGTGTCGCCTGCGAGAAATTCACGCTTTAATTCAGTGTACTGTTGTCACCAAGCGACACCGTGTCAGTTAGTCAGCTACCCGGTCTTTATTGTGTGTTCATAATGGTGTGAGTGAAGCTCATGTTGAGATttcccagtttttacagtcttGTACGCAGGGCAGTGTGCATCAGCGCAGAGGACATGGGGAAGAAAGGCAGTTTCTTTTATGCGGTGAGGAAGGGACACAATCCCGGTGTGTACCAGACATGGTGAGCGTGGTTTAGTGTTACTCGTATTACGGTTCACGTCTGCACTCTGTCCTTAAGGGAAACTCTTGTAACTCTGCTCTCTGTCCTAAAGGGAAACTTGTAACTGCACTCTGTCCTTCAGGGAAGACTGTAAACATCAAGTGGACAAGTTCCCCAATGCACGCTATAAGAAGTTTGCTTCTGAAGAGGAAGCGTGGGCTTTTGTGAGGAGCGAGGTTATAGCAACATCTGTGACAACTACGGAGGGTAATCAAGCTTACTGTGGTGCATGTGTTCTCTTATCAGTCCTCACACAATCTTTATAATCCATCATTCCTGGGGGTGCAAGTGATATCCAGTTGACATTTCTGTTTTTTCTAGAATGTGATAGTCCCCAGTTGCCTAAAGATCTCGACGGAGGAAAAAGGCCCAGTGAGGATAACTTAAACGATGGAAGAAGCCTAAAACGGGTGAAAATAGATGGGGTATTGGAACATAAGAGCTCAGCTGCCACCAGTTCTGATGGGTTCACTTACATGGGTAATTGTCTCAAAATTCTCATATGAATAGATCTATGGATGAAGTATAGTGTTATTTACATCTTCTTAAATCAAAAGGCTTCTTGGACCAGTGTGACCTGTATAAGATGCATTTAATTGAATAAAATTTGAGTTTCCAAGAGTCTTCGGTATAGGTGTGTTTTCTTTACAAGCATGATGTTATGGTGCAGGAGATGCAGTGGTGGTGTATACAGACGGCTGCTGTACAGGCAATGGGAGGACTGGGGCTCGTGCAGGGATTGGAGTCTACTGGGGTCCTGATCACCCTCTGTGAGTAATACGGAACAGTAGAAGTATGTAAGGCGAGTAACAGTGGAGGTTCTGTTTCCCAAGTGTATTCACCATCCTTTGGCTGCAGTTTAAGACACACATCGTCTTATCTATTTGTAGTATGTCAGTGTGTTGAAGGTGTTAAACATGTTTTGAAAGGACTGATGGAATAAGTAGTGAAACGTCTTCAACATTAGACAAGTTCAGCCACCTTGACCTTTTATTATAGAGGTGGCAAAGTCTCCCCCTTCAGGGCTGGAGTCCAGTAAAGTTTAGTGTTTGCTCTGCCCTGACGCACCTACTAAACCTGGCAATTGATTGATGAGTTGAATCAGGATTGTTAAACTAATATTAGTTTAATTTAGCACTGTGGTGTCAAACACCCCTGTAGACAATTACCATATGGGCTGAAAACAGacattttaaatgtgtgtgtttgtgtgtgcactttCCGCAGTAATGTTGCTGAGAGGTTGCCTGGGAGACAGACGAACCAGAGAGCTGAACTGCAGGTATGTATGAACCTTGCGTCTTCAATTACAGAAGCTCCTGCATTTGTAGAAAATACCAGTTTTTTTGTCATGGCACTTTGCATCATCTTTATAACCTGTGGTTCAGGCAGCCTGTAGGGCACTGGAGCAAGCCAGAGACCGCAATATCAAGAAGCTTGTGCTCTACACGGACAGCAAATTCACTATTAATGGTACGTTTGACCCCCTATCCAAGTTACACACAGCATATATgaaagtcctcttccactttaGGACTTCTTTCTAAGAAGTCTGCATGAGAGGTTCAGAGTTCTTAGTCCTAAAGTGTTCATATGCACACGCATAGCTCACGTAACCCTTCCTGCTTCTGTGTAAAGGGATCACAAGCTGGATAAAGACCTGGAAGACCAACGGATGGAGGCTGAAATCAGGCGGCGACGTGGTCAATAAAGCGGACTTCCAGAAGCTCGACAAACTAAATGCAGAACTTGAGGTTGTATGGGTACGTATACTGATGCACTTTGCTCTCTACAAAGGAACTTGATGTCAGAGTGATCCTTCTTAGGCAGGTAAAGGACCTGAGGAAGAGTCGGATTCACTGACGGTCAGTCCAGAGGATCGTACCTGCATTGCTGCATATGCCTTTAACAAAGTAACAAAGGCTTTAAGAGAGTATCTACTGCCCCTGCAACAGCAGCATGGAGCCCCTATATTTAGATTCAATGCATGATTTGCGTTTATGGCAAGTAGAACGTTTTAAAGAAATGTGTGTGGCCACATTTGAGTGTCCTATCCTTTTACCCTTTTAGATGCATATCCCAGGCCATGCTGGCTACACGGGGAACGAGGAGGCAGACAGACTCTCCAGAGATGGAGCGGCCATGCCTGACTGTTAGCTGCACCAGACTTCTGCTGTGCTAATGTTTCACAGATTTGGGTCATTCGTAGGCAGTTCAGTTTGTCTGGTACTTTTATCTATTTTTTTGTGCATAAATAATTCTTgcaattgtttttgttttgatttttttggaCATGTCTAGAAGTCCTTCCTGGATTTTACACAGTTGAAATGCTTTAcatgttttattgtttgttCCTGTAAATAAAGAGCTGCTTTTGCAGGATATAAGGCTGCTTCTAATTGGTTGTTTGTATAGGAGCAGTAAAGGATTCTTGATAGGACACACAAACAGCAATTAAACCTTTTATTAGACTTCACATGTTCATTCATTTCCCAGCAGTCTAAACGGTTTAGTGCAGAATACCTATGACTAGTCCTCTGCAGTGCTCCCTAGTACTGGTAACTTACTCCATGTCCCACCCACTGTAATACCCAATTCTAACAGGAGATGGCAGTGCACGTCATATGATGGTGCTGGCTCTGACCAGCATACTCGTGTACTACTGTTGCACCATAGGTACCTGCAATTGTCTTCATTATTCTAGCTTGGCACTATAGTAAATTGCTAAACTTTGCAGTTCTGTATCACTTCCTTTAAATAAATATTCTACTTTTGATACAAATTTATATCTAGTTGTGGGATATTGAGTTGTGGAATGACAGCTCAATATTTATCTGAGGCTAGTCTATAATTGAATATATTTATCCTTAAGCACTCGCATATTTGAGATGTATTCCAGGATAGAACATCTGATGAAATATTTCAGGCCTGAAGAACAATACATGGCAGTTTGAAATGTGTAACACTCAGCATTTGAACATGCTCTAATGAACATTTGCTTCTGCCTACCATATAATGCATGTTTAAAGAGTGCACAATATGTTCACGCATTGTATACATCCTTCACCTACACGTGTACATGGCACGAATCATATGGTGCCGTGTCCTCAACACTGGTGATGTCCAACCGAGCTTCGGCCGGTTCTGGGCGGCCCCAGCAGACGAACCCCGCCCACCGCGGGGGGGGGAGCGGGTCCGAGAAGGAGCTCCCTTCGGCGGAGGCCGTTTGATCGCCGGCGTGCCGCGGTGATGATTTGTCGCAGATGAAGGAAGCGCAGGAGGCTGAGCAAACGCCCTGTCGTTAGCGCACATCTGCTCTCGCCGCTCTTCAAACGGCGCCTCGCAGCTGACGCGCGTCCTCAAATCCGGGAGGACGCGCGGGGGGAATTTCCGCTTAATGAATCCGGCGGCGGTGGCGCGCGCGCGCTCGCGCGCCGAGGCCTCTTTGTGCCGGCAGGCGCGGGGAGGCACAATCAAACGCGGCGGCAGAGCTGCCACGGGAGGCGGAGCTGCGGCTCGTAACCGAGCAGACATCTGTTTCCATGACAGCTGTCTGGAGCGGGATGAGCCTAACTAACTCCCCGCCTCAGAACTAGTCTGTTTGATACCTCCGGCGGACACAAAGTGGTAAGAAGGTTCTGTCGGCGGTGCTCTGCCATGCTTTGTTTGGCGACACTAATGTAACGAGAGAAGTTGCGAGGGGCGTCTTCGGTTTGCacgtctgtgaacccagcaggATCAGAGCGGCCCGGAACGTAGGTGGGACGGGGGGGGGAGTAAACACGAGCGTGGAGCACACGCACCACTCAGCCGCTCCAGTTTGAGAGGGAAGTAATGTAGACGTGGCTGAGAGGGCTCTGGAGAGCAGGTGGAGGGCCTGGCGTACAGCAGCAGAGGGGAGAAGTTTGGAGTGAAGCTGTTGCGGTGAACGAGAAAGTTTGGAGTGGGTTCGTTTCGCCGGACCCTCGGCGTCTTGAGTGTGAGAGCTGCCGTCGTGAGCTGCGTGCCTGGGTGGAGGTGCCTTTCCTCCCTCATATCTCCTGTTTCCTCTCTGCCGTCTCCCGTCTTCTGTCTGTCCCCTGGTTTGTCCCCTGATTCGTCCCCCGGCCTGTCCCCTGCTCCGGCCACGTGCCATCGGCCTGGTGTACAGATGGTTGTGAGGAGAGCTGTGTCCTCAGAGTGGGGCAAGACAAGGTGAGCTCTGGCACTGCGGCATGctgctgcctctctctctctctctctctctctctctctctctctctctctctctctctctctctctctctctctctctctgacctccCTCTGCTTCTCTCAGTACACCTGTTCAGAAACGCCCCTTTGCTCAGACCCTACATCCTCCATCACAACAAAGATCATTGGTTACTCTGGAAGACGTGCCCAGCCTTTTCTCTTTCCCAACTCTATTTTTCAGTCCGTTAAAACAGGTACCAAATAAACATCAAATTCACAGAGGCAAACATGACTACACTACGAGTTGCTAATTTGGGGGAAAAGTATCTTAGACTATATTGAACAGCCCAACCCCCCTGCCCCCACTGGACCGTGTTTAAGTTCTGCCGCAAAGGAACAGTCACTTTCTCAGCACTAACACTGTCAGCGAGGTTTCTCTTCGTATGTTTATAAGTTATGGGAAGCCACAGTTTTAATGAGGCGCAGGCAGATAAAAACAGCGCGCTTATCCTTACTTTGACCAAAGACAGGAACGTACCACATCGTTTAGCTCTCATACCACACCAGAAGACCATAGCTTTCCAAACACGTGCTCCTCCTTTCTTTACCTCCTAATAAATGTCAGTTTTCAAAATCGAATCGAACTCTGCGCGCGTAACTGTGGAGGCGAGCGTTACCTCCATCTTTAAACACGTCAGTAAACACGAGTCGGCTGTAGTCGGTGTTGACACATGCGATGTCCTTGACCCGAATAGTGCAGATGGCCAGGCTGTGGGCCGGCGCCTGAGCGGGAGAGCTCGGCTAGCGCGCGCACCGCTACCTGGCCCGCAGGACGCCTCACGCTGTTCGTGACTCTCTCTTCGAGCCTCCCGAGAAACTCCAGGGAGCCGGTGCCCGCGGCAGGCGATTCGGGTTTCTTATAAGTGGAGAAgaccatgtgtgtgcgtgcgtatgaaagaaagagagagacggacTTCAAGACCACCATCATTCCACTGTAGCGTATGAGGGTTCCTTAGTTCCTATAGCCCTAGGATTTTACAGGTAGGTTCACGAATTGGCTAACGGAACATATCTGGAAGTGCTTGACATCACATGACAAGCGTCTGACAAAGGTCAATGAAAGGTCTGAAAAATGCGCTCTGAAAATGCTATTGAAATACCAAAATGCACTGAAATACCAAATTCATAACTCCATGTGGATCTTTCAAAGGTTTGTAGGGTTTTATATATTCCATAAGAATCTCAGTTGCTGTATGTTCTCCCCAGAGGGACTTAAAGGAGGTGAGCGAGCAGGATTTCAGGTCACTAAAGCTCGTTCCGCGCGAGGTCACAGGGTCACTGACGGCTCCTCTAACTAGCTGCCCTTGACCAGGAAGTTAAGGAGGGAGGGACGGAGtaaaagaaagggagagatggagagatagagagatggagatggagaagtagacagagatagagagcgAGATAGTGAGATGGAGAGCAAGTGAGGACGAGGTGAAGAACAAATGGTGCCATTAAAGGAAGCAGCTGCTCGCTGGAGCCCGAGCGGCTCGGTCCGACCCCGCCATCCGTAATGATGACAAGGTCAGCGGGGCAGCGGTGCTCTCCGCCACTCTGTGCCACGCCGCCATCCATCAGCCCCCGCGCCTCTAATTACGCGCCCCGCACGCTCTAACCAGCCGTGAGATATGATTACCCCAACGGGAAAGGCCCCTGGGCGCCAGGGGCCGGCAGCGGCGCGGGCCGGCCCCCCcagttgggtgggtgggtggggggggggggtgtgcggcGGGGTTTGAACCGCATCCGAACGCTCCTGAGTGTTAACCTCTCGTTGTCAACTCCGCCGTTGTCACTGAGACGTGCAGTGAAGCAGTTCAGCaagagggagtgaaagagagagagagcgagagagagagaggaaatacCCTGTGTAGAGCAGCAGAGCCTCGGTTAAATCTTAAGAcggaattttttttaaatataaaaaagcgGGCGTGCGTGTTACTGCTGGCAGTCGGGCAGAGCCTGGACTCTTTCTGAGGCAGAAATGGCAGCTGGAGGAATGGCCTCCCTATAGCTCTCGTCATTGAAGCCACTTGATTCTGTTAGCAGAAAGAACGCTGAGTTGCATTTCGAGGTTAGACTGCACTAATGTTCCTCTGTCTGCACTCGAGAGGCTTTGGAAAATAAAATCATAATTGCCACAATCAACTTGTGAACCTGGGTTACCTCCGAGCCCacggcaccccccccccccccccccccccttctcccaGGCAGGAGACTGCGATGAATCTTAATGAGAGCGGGACGTGGGGAGATACACCGCAGGGTGCCGGGGCCTGCCGAAAACGAGCACTTtaaagggggaggaggaggagagaagaggaggaggaggaggagagagggatgaaggggaattgcgtgaatggggaaaaaagcagaggactgggtCGGGGAagtagtgaggtgtgtgaaaACGAAGGTGGCTGGAGGGTTTCTCTGTCAGAGCATGACAAAGAGAAGTGAGGACAAAGAACAGGACTTTACAGGAGCCGAGACGCTGGGGGTGCGAACGAGGAATGGTGCTGTTCGGGAGAGAAATGTAAGCGAGGAGAAGAGGGGCCTCCCCAGCGGATGAGGACCCAAGGCGAGGCACCAGAGACGGGCACATCCGAGCAGCTCAGGGTGGGAACCAACTGGAAGAGACAAATCCTATGAAGGCCAACATGAGAAACTCCAGCGCCCCCTGTCTGCTGTCTGAGGAATGGTCGCTAACAATGACTCATCTATCAAATCtcttactctttctctctctctctttctcactctctctctctctctctctctctctctttctcttagtctccctcactctttcgTTCTCTTCAGTTTCCCCCTAGAAGTCAATAAGCCTTTATCCTGACAGAACGTGGATGAGCACTCTGCTTCAATACCACAGGCTGGCTGTGAAGATTCAGACACTCAGAGCAACCCCAGCACCCAGCACCTCATCAGCAAACAGCAGGGCCTACCTCCAACTTAATTAGCCTCCCCCGAGATCCTGCTCTGACGGCATCAGCCcaaatggctgtgtgtgtgtgtgtgtgtgtgtgtgtgtgtgtgtgtgtgtgtgtgtgtgtgtgtgtgtgtgtgtgtgtgagacaggaagagagcaaGCATGCAGGAGTCTCCGCAGTTGGTTTCAGGTTATCAGCCATGAAGGAACGTCCTCTTCCTGTTGACTGAGTGGAGTTGACTCTGCATGCGTTGCTTCACAAGGATGCAGGGATGCAGAAGGAGAGAtgaagtaagagagagagagagaaagaaagagtgagagaaagagagaggagatagTCTTCTCTCAGTCCATGTCTGGTTGCACCTTAGGGATGCCTATCTTGctctctttctttgtctttttctctctttctcccctcctctctccccccctccctccatctcttctGTGATGACTCAGAGAGGGTTTGTTGTGCCTCATTTTCTGTCTCGTTGGAGCATGGCCTTCTGGAGTACagctgccctcacacacacatacaaacacaaccatacacacatacaccacaataGCACGTatctccctgcacacacacacatacaaacacaaccatacacacatacaccacaataGCACGTatctccctgcacacacacacatacaaacacaaccatacacacatacaccacaataGCGCCCAtctccctccaaacacacacatacaaacacaaccatacacacatacaccacaataGCACGTatctccctgcacacacacacacatacaaacacaaccatacacacatacaccacaataGCACGTgtctccctgcacacacacatgtacacaaaccACAAAACCACTGCTtgccgtgcacacacacactccccaataTCATTTATCACCTTTCACACAacctacacacgcacgcacacacacactttagctCGGCACACCTtggcctgcacacacataccacagTAGTGCAGAATGTGcctccccccaaacacacacacacacacacacaccacaacatcaCGGCACAAACTGACTCACCAGCATCTGTTAGTGCACACCTAGAAGT contains:
- the rnaseh1 gene encoding ribonuclease H1 isoform X1, encoding MLRFPSFYSLVRRAVCISAEDMGKKGSFFYAVRKGHNPGVYQTWETCNCTLSFREDCKHQVDKFPNARYKKFASEEEAWAFVRSEVIATSVTTTEECDSPQLPKDLDGGKRPSEDNLNDGRSLKRVKIDGVLEHKSSAATSSDGFTYMGDAVVVYTDGCCTGNGRTGARAGIGVYWGPDHPLNVAERLPGRQTNQRAELQAACRALEQARDRNIKKLVLYTDSKFTINGITSWIKTWKTNGWRLKSGGDVVNKADFQKLDKLNAELEVVWMHIPGHAGYTGNEEADRLSRDGAAMPDC
- the rnaseh1 gene encoding ribonuclease H1 isoform X2; amino-acid sequence: MLRFPSFYSLVRRAVCISAEDMGKKGSFFYAVRKGHNPGVYQTWEDCKHQVDKFPNARYKKFASEEEAWAFVRSEVIATSVTTTEECDSPQLPKDLDGGKRPSEDNLNDGRSLKRVKIDGVLEHKSSAATSSDGFTYMGDAVVVYTDGCCTGNGRTGARAGIGVYWGPDHPLNVAERLPGRQTNQRAELQAACRALEQARDRNIKKLVLYTDSKFTINGITSWIKTWKTNGWRLKSGGDVVNKADFQKLDKLNAELEVVWMHIPGHAGYTGNEEADRLSRDGAAMPDC